TGGAAGCGAGGGAACCTCACCCAAAGAGATCGGCTTGCTGTGACCATTCACTTCCATTTTGATCATGGTAGGCGCTGTACTGGTGACCAGGCTAGGAGTACTTTGGCTGGGACCTAGAGTAAAGTTGGGTTCAAATAACTGAGAAGGCAGCTCTTTTAATTTGTGCGTCAGTAAGTGTTGTTTTAAATTACCCATAGTGGAACACCCACGATTGCAGACTGTACAAACAAATGGACGTTCTTTAGTATGGCTGCGGTAGTGAATTTCCAATGCACTCTTACAAGCAAAAGGCTTGCCACAGATATTACAAACAGTACTTTTAAACTTACCACGTTCTCTGTTCAGGAACAGCAGGCTAAAAGGAGCCTCCTCTTTGATGACCGGTCTTCCAGGGTTGGTGGATGTCAGATCTAACGCGCCTCCATTTTCAGTTGCAGGTGGCGGGCTGTCTGGTTTTTCAGTCTTTAACTGTATTTCTTGTGGTTCTTCCTGGTTGCTGAGACCTGGGGACTTTGATCTAAAACTTTCACTGTTACTATTTACAGGAGACAGAGCTTGCATGGAGGAAGAAGACTCTGACATTGCAGGGCTGCCTGCACTCTGGCTTTCGAGATCACCAACAGCCGATGAGGAGTCATTGCTCAAATGGTCACTTTCCCCTGATCCATTTTCTATGGATTTTAAACTGGTCAGCTGCTGACAGTTCATGACAGAATCaatcattttcatttgattCTCCAAAGCAGCGATACTGGAAATCACAGAAGGCGGTGAAGAAGGACACGACCCAGAGTAAGAGATAAGGGGTTTTGCTGAGTCACTTGCCATGTCCTTTAACTCCGGGTCCTCTTCCATAGAATTTTCATCAATGTCATCATCGAAGTTGCTCAACGTGTCAATGTTCTTCTCGTCATAGGAAAGTTCTGAGTCCATGGCATCCTGGAAGCCCTCCGGTAATGGCGTGTTAGGAATTTGCCCACCCATATGCATACGAATATGCTGCTGAAGAACAACTGCATTTGTAAATTTCTTCTGACAAATGGGACATGAGTGCTGTACTCTAAGTGGTGGCTTTGCTCGATGAACTCCAAAATGCGTTTTTAGATTGCCTTTGGTAGTAAAGGCACGTCCacaaattttgcatttaaatggtCTTTCTCCTGTATGTGTTCTGTAATGCATCTTGAGAGCACTCTGACAACTAAGCACACGGTGACAAATGACGCATTGATTTGGATCTGTCATCTTCTTATCAATGTTCTCTACTAGCTGCTGTAGTTTTGAGGTTTCTGATGTTTGCATAGAATCTAGCAGACCACCAAATGGAAACTTTGCCTTAAACTGGTCAGACATTGTTGGAAGCACAGGGTTTGGGAGGCTTGTCGAAACACTGCTATCCGTAACAATGGTTGGAATTGAAGACGTGGAAGCTGTGGAAACTTGCCCACTTACAGAGTGGTCCCCAGCCCGCGTACTTGCGGGAGGCAGACTGATGGGTTCCACCTTGGTCAGGGACGAGCTGCTCTGAACGGGCTGCGGGGATTCAGCAGACACTGGAACACCTGACTCAGATGTGTTGAGGCTTGGAGATAAGGAAGTGCATTCGCTGGAAGCAGGAGAAGGCCTCTGAGGTGACCTGCTCATGGGAGTGATGCTTGGAGAATCTCCGTAACTGTTCACACCAGGAATCGTGGGGGGCAGCTGGAGCCCAATGGAAGTTGGAATGGTCGGTAGAACAGGTTTGCTGTCTAACCACGTTGTGACCGGCTTTTCAGGGGGCAGCGACATCCCATATGGGATACCAGAACAAGTGGGCACATTATCGAGGTATTCTGGAACAGGATAGGGATTCATCTGAATGTGGGGATATTTCTCTTTATGCCTCTGAAAATGAACTTTCAGATTGCCTTTCGTGGAAAAGCGATTTCCACATATGTTGCATTTAAAAGGTCTTTCCCCTGTGTGCGAGCGGAGGTGGATTTGTAAAGCACTGTCACTTCCAAAGACCTTGGCACAAAATCGgcatttgtgtttaaaaaaggGATCCTCGGAGCTTGACTTGGGCTCAAACACTGACACATTTGGTGGCTTTCCTTTGCGGTGCTTCATGAGGGCAGACAGAGGATCTAGTGCATTAGCTGTTGCTGCAATGCTAACAAGCGGATTGGGGAAGATCACACTATTTGAGGAAGTCTGAGGTAGAAGTGGGTTTGGCAGGTTAGAAATCGAGGTGAGGCTTCCATGTCCTATGGAAGGTGGAGTTGAAGCATTCTGGGGCTGCGAAGCACTGATAGTAGTGTTTGACACTGAAACAGGTGTTACAGATGTAATCGCATTAGAAGAGCAGGGCACACTAGATTctggaggagcagaggagcCACTGCTGGATATATTGGGTGTGCTCGCTCCAGACGTAGGTCTGGAGATGTGCTGAGAGCCGTCGAAGGCAGGGGGCTGAGCGCCAGCGGCCTGTCCCATGATGGCGGGAGGAAGGACGGCGGTGAGCTGGATGGCAGCGCTCGTGGCAAAGCCCTGCAGCTGGTTTGAGGCCTGCCCCGCTACTCCTGGTGCGGCCACCACTGGGTTAAGGGCCGGCCGCAGGGGCTGCCGGTTCATCATGGCTACCTGGCTGCGGATCTGCTCAATCAGCTGCAGCTGGtggatctgctgctgctgcagggccatGAGCTGCTCCAGGATCATGGGGATGGCCACAGCTGTCACCCCACTGCTGATGCTGGCGGAAGCGGCCGATCGTGCACTCTGCGAGAACTGCGCGACCGCCACTTTAGTGCTCAGCAGAGTCTCCAGTGTGACATTCGTGTTTGGCATGGCATAGCTTGTCATAGGCGATGGTTCAGGGAGCTGAGGTAGAGGAGTAGCTGTGTTTGAGGTGCCTTGATTCTGGAAACTTTTCTCCGCAGTTTCTACCTCCATTggctcttcttctttttccgtGCTTTTCACTTCAGAGCTCTCGCTGTTTTCCGGCTGGACACCTTCTTCAGCAGCTTCACTCTCTGCCTGGTCACTAGGAGAGCTGGCAGGTGAGGGCTCGGGGAACTCCTCAGCGGGCGGTGGAGCTGCCTCATCTTCATTCACGATCAGCACCAGGGGGTTTTTTGTGCAGTTCTTCTTGTGCTCCAGGAAGTCCGTCCACTTGAAGAACTCCGCACAGCACTTCTCACAAACATTGGTTTCTTCACTTCCGCTCCTGCTTTCGTTCCcgctgtcaccatcgtctgctccttcccctggGACTGCTAGAAAATCAAAAGATCGTATCAGCCAATGACTTGCAAGACAAC
The DNA window shown above is from Meleagris gallopavo isolate NT-WF06-2002-E0010 breed Aviagen turkey brand Nicholas breeding stock chromosome 3, Turkey_5.1, whole genome shotgun sequence and carries:
- the SALL3 gene encoding sal-like protein 3 produces the protein MSRRKQAKPQHLKSDEELQAEVVSEHAVPGEGADDGDSGNESRSGSEETNVCEKCCAEFFKWTDFLEHKKNCTKNPLVLIVNEDEAAPPPAEEFPEPSPASSPSDQAESEAAEEGVQPENSESSEVKSTEKEEEPMEVETAEKSFQNQGTSNTATPLPQLPEPSPMTSYAMPNTNVTLETLLSTKVAVAQFSQSARSAASASISSGVTAVAIPMILEQLMALQQQQIHQLQLIEQIRSQVAMMNRQPLRPALNPVVAAPGVAGQASNQLQGFATSAAIQLTAVLPPAIMGQAAGAQPPAFDGSQHISRPTSGASTPNISSSGSSAPPESSVPCSSNAITSVTPVSVSNTTISASQPQNASTPPSIGHGSLTSISNLPNPLLPQTSSNSVIFPNPLVSIAATANALDPLSALMKHRKGKPPNVSVFEPKSSSEDPFFKHKCRFCAKVFGSDSALQIHLRSHTGERPFKCNICGNRFSTKGNLKVHFQRHKEKYPHIQMNPYPVPEYLDNVPTCSGIPYGMSLPPEKPVTTWLDSKPVLPTIPTSIGLQLPPTIPGVNSYGDSPSITPMSRSPQRPSPASSECTSLSPSLNTSESGVPVSAESPQPVQSSSSLTKVEPISLPPASTRAGDHSVSGQVSTASTSSIPTIVTDSSVSTSLPNPVLPTMSDQFKAKFPFGGLLDSMQTSETSKLQQLVENIDKKMTDPNQCVICHRVLSCQSALKMHYRTHTGERPFKCKICGRAFTTKGNLKTHFGVHRAKPPLRVQHSCPICQKKFTNAVVLQQHIRMHMGGQIPNTPLPEGFQDAMDSELSYDEKNIDTLSNFDDDIDENSMEEDPELKDMASDSAKPLISYSGSCPSSPPSVISSIAALENQMKMIDSVMNCQQLTSLKSIENGSGESDHLSNDSSSAVGDLESQSAGSPAMSESSSSMQALSPVNSNSESFRSKSPGLSNQEEPQEIQLKTEKPDSPPPATENGGALDLTSTNPGRPVIKEEAPFSLLFLNRERGPSQSTPSLVTSTAPTMIKMEVNGHSKPISLGEVPSLPAGIQVPAAPQTVMSPGITPMLAPPPRRTPKQHNCQSCGKTFSSASALQIHERTHTGEKPFGCTICGRAFTTKGNLKVHMGTHMWNNAPARRGRRLSVENPMALLGGDALKFSEMFQKDLAARAMNVDPSFWNQYAAAITNGLAMKNNEISVIQNGGIPQLPVSLGGGAIPPLSNLTSGMDKARTGSSPPIVGLDKASSETGASRPFTRFIEDNKEIGIN